The proteins below come from a single Iocasia fonsfrigidae genomic window:
- the infC gene encoding translation initiation factor IF-3 — protein sequence MGSNDLRINDNIRAREVRLISSEGEQVGILSRNDALRMAEEKELDLVEVAPQAKPPVCKVMDYGKYKYEQAKKAKKAKKNQNVMNIKEVQMGVKIEDHDFNVKLKMARRFLKDKDKVKVRVKFRGRELVHKELGYGLMDRLIEGTEDLGKVESKPRMEGRNMFMFLTPDMDK from the coding sequence ATCGGTAGTAATGATTTAAGGATTAATGATAATATCAGGGCAAGAGAGGTAAGATTGATTTCCTCGGAAGGAGAACAGGTCGGGATACTTTCTAGAAATGATGCTTTAAGGATGGCAGAAGAAAAGGAACTTGATCTGGTTGAGGTTGCCCCACAGGCCAAACCGCCTGTATGTAAAGTGATGGATTATGGTAAATATAAGTATGAACAGGCGAAAAAGGCCAAGAAAGCTAAAAAGAACCAAAATGTTATGAATATCAAGGAAGTGCAGATGGGTGTAAAGATTGAAGACCATGATTTTAATGTAAAACTTAAAATGGCCAGGAGATTTTTAAAGGATAAAGATAAGGTTAAAGTCAGGGTTAAGTTCCGCGGCCGGGAACTTGTCCATAAAGAATTAGGATATGGTTTAATGGATAGATTAATAGAAGGGACTGAAGACCTGGGTAAAGTAGAGAGTAAACCTAGGATGGAAGGGCGTAATATGTTTATGTTCTTGACCCCTGATATGGATAAATAA